The Humulus lupulus chromosome 4, drHumLupu1.1, whole genome shotgun sequence genome has a window encoding:
- the LOC133831397 gene encoding uncharacterized protein LOC133831397 isoform X1, whose translation MEEGESFLWKSNADALTMVSVTLGRVINTLLTARPRKLNDAVSRLSSNPRANPSSGSLDESLWFLHKYVKDAAEKDESLDDFLIPMLENSLRSKNVKHSHGGQSMILLNWLFQDEFIFQAMARNLAEIIATKDDHFIAFGWCTLVRGLVDYESATDQYPMNGIRERHIELLKILSSCFSHILHIISKGSALQDGFELPSRLAVSAADCLLVLTEYITKVITVPSNRQKSSNASSPSQRVELLSTGGGKKAINTHKSSETSNKEMEHLLWDHLEEILRLVQKLLAWSQKSRPLHVKGLEQVLKWLQEIKGRSDHLQVGAGFMKTGVLLLSSCWKHYSKLLRLEDHKMSHQYKELLEQYLSGLQFYTKNHAGGHSEIKDSGTETRKFFLSCLCLLLGRFDRKKLESVVSENGMRIAHAILPQLHCADEDVIEGVVCILKAIIFKPHSLPGNSHTDNRETDVVLPMLINLLDEQDGTARAVVMLMAEYCLMSKDTQCLQEVLQRLASEIVEQRKNAIEVISELIHISSDKATELASSSWKDIAEHLLERLEDEEISIRQQASNLLPMIDPSMILPSLVSLVHSPDERVQSCASDALLRLLKYHNKSAEVICMLLDCLGNINQGPNFQGSEGEGEGSKLETDQVLKLIPEWSRSVENWNILIGPLIDKMFAQPSNATIVRFLSYISGHLVEVANIILDHVLLHTKGQIDMDESSFSRWENRNQTSDDSENVEKLLFDHLCPLLIIRMLPLSVFNDLKSSIMYGEFINQDDRDFKIFGDECVVSLLFKRAFYKFEFEDVRKLAAELCGRIHPQVLIPIISSQLEHAASSRDLLKMKACLFSLCTSLVVRGKDSLSQPAMFDIRKSLEKVLLWSSLDGDDVLKAQHGCIDCLALMICADLQALESLHKDSNKEKNLIGGWKIDSGEPASRNSVLPYVINQLTSIKNEPVSTPHLGGEICTFGAPVPLPFRLCMANALISACQKISDSGKKPFAKQTLPFLIRSVEAITESDIRAACIQVLFSSVYHLKSVVSPYACDLLKLSVKALKKGSEKEKMAGAKLMASLMGSDDEILESISGGLVEARSVLSSISLTDPSMELRQICSKLLACITYP comes from the exons ATGGAAGAAGGAGAAAGTTTCTTATGGAAATCGAACGCAGACGCTTTAACAATGGTTTCGGTGACCCTTGGGAGAGTGATCAACACTCTGCTGACTGCTCGACCCAGAAAGCTCAACGACGCCGTTTCCCGCCTTTCCTCCAACCCCCGGGCCAACCCTTCTTCTG GATCGTTGGATGAGTCCCTCTGGTTTCTACACAAGTATGTTAAAGATGCTGCTGAAAAGGATGAGTCTTTGGATGATTTTCTCATTCCCATGCTTGAAAAT TCACTTAGGTCCAAGAACGTGAAGCATTCTCATGGAGGCCAATCTATGATACTTCTTAACTGGCTGTTCCAAGATGAATTTATTTTCCAAGCAATGGCTAGGAATCTTGCTGAGATTATTGCCACTAAAGATGACCATTTTATAGCATTTGGGTGGTGTACCCTGGTGCGTGGACTTGTGGATTATGAAAGTGCTACTGATCAGTACCCTATGAATG GAATAAGGGAGAGGCATATTGAGTTGTTGAAGATACTTTCCTCATGTTTTTCACATATCTTACATATTATATCTAAAGGAAG TGCTTTACAGGATGGGTTTGAGCTGCCATCTCGCCTTGCAGTGTCTGCTGCTGATTGTCTTCTGGTTCTAACTGAATATATAACAAAAGTTATCACAGTTCCAAGCAACAGGCAGAAATCATCCAATGCTAGTTCACCAAGTCAACGGGTTGAGCTACTATCTACTGGTGGTGGTAAGAAAGCAATCAATACTCATAAATCATCAGAAACGTCAAACAAAGAAATGGAACATTTACTTTGGGATCATTTGGAGGAAATTCTTCGTCTGGTGCAGAAACTACTTGCT TGGAGCCAAAAAAGTCGACCCTTACATGTAAAAGGATTGGAACAAGTGCTTAAGTGGCTGCAAGAGATAAAAGGTCGCTCTGATCATCTTCAGGTTGGTGCAG GATTCATGAAGACAGGAGTATTGTTGCTATCTTCCTGCTGGAAGCATTACAGCAAACTACTGCGCTTGGAAGATCACAAAATGTCTCATCAATACAAGGAATTATTGGAACAGTACTTATCGGGCCTCCAG TTTTATACAAAGAATCATGCGGGAGGTCATTCTGAGATCAAGGACAGCGGTACCGAGACCAGAAAATTCTTTTTGAGTTGTCTATGCCTTTTGCTGGGGCGATTTGACAGGAAAAAATTGGAAAGCGTGGTTTCGGAAAATGGAATGCGTATAGCACATGCTATTTTACCACAG CTCCATTGTGCTGATGAAGATGTGATAGAGGGCGTTGTCTGCATACTGAAGGCAATCATTTTCAAGCCACATTCTTTGCCAGGAAATAGTCATACTGATAACAGGGAGACTGATGTGGTGCTCCCCATGCTGATTAATCTTCTAGATGAGCAAGATGGCACAGCTAGGGCTGTAGTTATGCTCATGGCAGAATACTGTTTGat GAGCAAAGACACACAGTGCCTTCAAGAAGTTCTGCAACGCCTTGCTTCTGAAATTGTTGAGCAGAGGAAGAATGCAATTGAGGTTATATCAGAACTTATTCACATTTCATCAGATAAAGCCACTGAACTTGCTTCATCATCATG GAAAGATATAGCAGAGCACTTGCTTGAGCGTCTAGAAGATGAAGAAATTTCCATTCGTCAACAAGCATCCAATTTGCTTCCAATGATTG ATCCTTCGATGATTTTGCCTTCATTAGTTAGTCTTGTTCATTCACCGGATGAAAGAGTGCAATCATGTGCATCTGATGCCCTTCTACGGTTGCTCAAATATCATAATAAGTCTGCAGAAGTTATATGCATGCTGCTTGACTGTCTGGG AAatattaatcaaggccctaatttTCAGGGAAGTGAAGGAGAAGGGGAAG GATCAAAATTGGAGACTGATCAAGTGCTCAAATTGATCCCAGAGTGGTCTAGGAGT GTTGAAAACTGGAACATCTTGATTGGACCATTGATTGACAAGATGTTTGCACAGCCTTCAAATGCAACTATTGTTAGGTTTTTGAGTTATATAAGTGGACACCTGGTGGAAGTTGCTAATATAATTCTCGATCACGTTTTGTTGCATACAAAAGGACAGATTGA TATGGATGAGAGCAGCTTTTCCAGATGGGAGAATAGAAATCAAACAAGTGATGACTCTGAAAATGTGGAGAAATTGCTTTTTGACCACCTTTGTCCGTTACTTATCATCAGGATGCTTCCATTAAGTGTCTTTAATGACCTAAAGTCATCAATCATGTATGGCGAATTTATCAATCAAG ACGACAGAGACTTCAAGATCTTCGGTGATGAGTGTGTTGTTAGCCTCCTTTTCAAAAG gGCATTTTACAAGTTTGAATTTGAAGACGTGCGGAAACTGGCTGCTGAGCTCTGTGGGAGAATTCATCCTCaa GTGCTCATACCGATCATTTCCTCTCAGCTAGAACATGCTGCAAGTTCTCGAGATTTACTAAAGATGAAAGCTTGTTTGTTTTCCCTTTGCACATCCCTTGTG GTCAGAGGTAAAGATTCACTTTCTCAGCCTGCCATGTTTGACATCAGAAAATCGCTGGAGAAGGTCCTATTATGGTCTTCTCTAGATGGGGATGACG TTTTGAAAGCTCAACATGGGTGCATTGATTGTCTTGCGCTAATGATATGTGCTGACCTACAAGCTTTGGAATCATTACATAAGGACTCCAACAAAGAAAAAAATCTTATTGGTGGGTGGAAAATTGATTCTG GGGAACCTGCGTCCAGAAACTCTGTCCTCCCTTACGTGATCAATCAACTTACGTCTATTAAGAATGAACCTGTTTCAACCCCCCATTTGGGTGGGGAGATATGCACATTTGGGGCACCAGTTCCTCTCCCTTTTCGTCTGTGCATGGCCAATGCTCTCATCAGTGCTTGTCAAAAAATTTCAGACTCTGGCAAAAAGCCATTTGCTAAACAAACTCTTCCTTTTctcattcgatctgttgag GCAATAACAGAGTCAGATATCAGAGCGGCATGCATCCAAGTTCTCTTTTCATCTGTGTATCATCTGAAGTCTGTTGTTAGTCCTTACGCATGTGATCTTCTAAAACTGTCTGTGAAAGCTCTTAAAAAGGGTTCAGAGAAG gaaaagatGGCTGGAGCTAAGCTAATGGCATCTCTTATGGGTAGTgatgatgagattttggagagCATATCAGGTGGACTAGTTGAAGCGAGGTCGGTACTGTCTAGTATTTCTTTGACAGATCCTTCAATGGAGCTAAGGCAGATCTGCTCAAAACTGCTGGCCTGTATAACATATCCTTAA
- the LOC133831397 gene encoding uncharacterized protein LOC133831397 isoform X2 has product MEEGESFLWKSNADALTMVSVTLGRVINTLLTARPRKLNDAVSRLSSNPRANPSSGSLDESLWFLHKYVKDAAEKDESLDDFLIPMLENSLRSKNVKHSHGGQSMILLNWLFQDEFIFQAMARNLAEIIATKDDHFIAFGWCTLVRGLVDYESATDQYPMNGIRERHIELLKILSSCFSHILHIISKGSALQDGFELPSRLAVSAADCLLVLTEYITKVITVPSNRQKSSNASSPSQRVELLSTGGGKKAINTHKSSETSNKEMEHLLWDHLEEILRLVQKLLAWSQKSRPLHVKGLEQVLKWLQEIKGRSDHLQSGFMKTGVLLLSSCWKHYSKLLRLEDHKMSHQYKELLEQYLSGLQFYTKNHAGGHSEIKDSGTETRKFFLSCLCLLLGRFDRKKLESVVSENGMRIAHAILPQLHCADEDVIEGVVCILKAIIFKPHSLPGNSHTDNRETDVVLPMLINLLDEQDGTARAVVMLMAEYCLMSKDTQCLQEVLQRLASEIVEQRKNAIEVISELIHISSDKATELASSSWKDIAEHLLERLEDEEISIRQQASNLLPMIDPSMILPSLVSLVHSPDERVQSCASDALLRLLKYHNKSAEVICMLLDCLGNINQGPNFQGSEGEGEGSKLETDQVLKLIPEWSRSVENWNILIGPLIDKMFAQPSNATIVRFLSYISGHLVEVANIILDHVLLHTKGQIDMDESSFSRWENRNQTSDDSENVEKLLFDHLCPLLIIRMLPLSVFNDLKSSIMYGEFINQDDRDFKIFGDECVVSLLFKRAFYKFEFEDVRKLAAELCGRIHPQVLIPIISSQLEHAASSRDLLKMKACLFSLCTSLVVRGKDSLSQPAMFDIRKSLEKVLLWSSLDGDDVLKAQHGCIDCLALMICADLQALESLHKDSNKEKNLIGGWKIDSGEPASRNSVLPYVINQLTSIKNEPVSTPHLGGEICTFGAPVPLPFRLCMANALISACQKISDSGKKPFAKQTLPFLIRSVEAITESDIRAACIQVLFSSVYHLKSVVSPYACDLLKLSVKALKKGSEKEKMAGAKLMASLMGSDDEILESISGGLVEARSVLSSISLTDPSMELRQICSKLLACITYP; this is encoded by the exons ATGGAAGAAGGAGAAAGTTTCTTATGGAAATCGAACGCAGACGCTTTAACAATGGTTTCGGTGACCCTTGGGAGAGTGATCAACACTCTGCTGACTGCTCGACCCAGAAAGCTCAACGACGCCGTTTCCCGCCTTTCCTCCAACCCCCGGGCCAACCCTTCTTCTG GATCGTTGGATGAGTCCCTCTGGTTTCTACACAAGTATGTTAAAGATGCTGCTGAAAAGGATGAGTCTTTGGATGATTTTCTCATTCCCATGCTTGAAAAT TCACTTAGGTCCAAGAACGTGAAGCATTCTCATGGAGGCCAATCTATGATACTTCTTAACTGGCTGTTCCAAGATGAATTTATTTTCCAAGCAATGGCTAGGAATCTTGCTGAGATTATTGCCACTAAAGATGACCATTTTATAGCATTTGGGTGGTGTACCCTGGTGCGTGGACTTGTGGATTATGAAAGTGCTACTGATCAGTACCCTATGAATG GAATAAGGGAGAGGCATATTGAGTTGTTGAAGATACTTTCCTCATGTTTTTCACATATCTTACATATTATATCTAAAGGAAG TGCTTTACAGGATGGGTTTGAGCTGCCATCTCGCCTTGCAGTGTCTGCTGCTGATTGTCTTCTGGTTCTAACTGAATATATAACAAAAGTTATCACAGTTCCAAGCAACAGGCAGAAATCATCCAATGCTAGTTCACCAAGTCAACGGGTTGAGCTACTATCTACTGGTGGTGGTAAGAAAGCAATCAATACTCATAAATCATCAGAAACGTCAAACAAAGAAATGGAACATTTACTTTGGGATCATTTGGAGGAAATTCTTCGTCTGGTGCAGAAACTACTTGCT TGGAGCCAAAAAAGTCGACCCTTACATGTAAAAGGATTGGAACAAGTGCTTAAGTGGCTGCAAGAGATAAAAGGTCGCTCTGATCATCTTCAG TCAGGATTCATGAAGACAGGAGTATTGTTGCTATCTTCCTGCTGGAAGCATTACAGCAAACTACTGCGCTTGGAAGATCACAAAATGTCTCATCAATACAAGGAATTATTGGAACAGTACTTATCGGGCCTCCAG TTTTATACAAAGAATCATGCGGGAGGTCATTCTGAGATCAAGGACAGCGGTACCGAGACCAGAAAATTCTTTTTGAGTTGTCTATGCCTTTTGCTGGGGCGATTTGACAGGAAAAAATTGGAAAGCGTGGTTTCGGAAAATGGAATGCGTATAGCACATGCTATTTTACCACAG CTCCATTGTGCTGATGAAGATGTGATAGAGGGCGTTGTCTGCATACTGAAGGCAATCATTTTCAAGCCACATTCTTTGCCAGGAAATAGTCATACTGATAACAGGGAGACTGATGTGGTGCTCCCCATGCTGATTAATCTTCTAGATGAGCAAGATGGCACAGCTAGGGCTGTAGTTATGCTCATGGCAGAATACTGTTTGat GAGCAAAGACACACAGTGCCTTCAAGAAGTTCTGCAACGCCTTGCTTCTGAAATTGTTGAGCAGAGGAAGAATGCAATTGAGGTTATATCAGAACTTATTCACATTTCATCAGATAAAGCCACTGAACTTGCTTCATCATCATG GAAAGATATAGCAGAGCACTTGCTTGAGCGTCTAGAAGATGAAGAAATTTCCATTCGTCAACAAGCATCCAATTTGCTTCCAATGATTG ATCCTTCGATGATTTTGCCTTCATTAGTTAGTCTTGTTCATTCACCGGATGAAAGAGTGCAATCATGTGCATCTGATGCCCTTCTACGGTTGCTCAAATATCATAATAAGTCTGCAGAAGTTATATGCATGCTGCTTGACTGTCTGGG AAatattaatcaaggccctaatttTCAGGGAAGTGAAGGAGAAGGGGAAG GATCAAAATTGGAGACTGATCAAGTGCTCAAATTGATCCCAGAGTGGTCTAGGAGT GTTGAAAACTGGAACATCTTGATTGGACCATTGATTGACAAGATGTTTGCACAGCCTTCAAATGCAACTATTGTTAGGTTTTTGAGTTATATAAGTGGACACCTGGTGGAAGTTGCTAATATAATTCTCGATCACGTTTTGTTGCATACAAAAGGACAGATTGA TATGGATGAGAGCAGCTTTTCCAGATGGGAGAATAGAAATCAAACAAGTGATGACTCTGAAAATGTGGAGAAATTGCTTTTTGACCACCTTTGTCCGTTACTTATCATCAGGATGCTTCCATTAAGTGTCTTTAATGACCTAAAGTCATCAATCATGTATGGCGAATTTATCAATCAAG ACGACAGAGACTTCAAGATCTTCGGTGATGAGTGTGTTGTTAGCCTCCTTTTCAAAAG gGCATTTTACAAGTTTGAATTTGAAGACGTGCGGAAACTGGCTGCTGAGCTCTGTGGGAGAATTCATCCTCaa GTGCTCATACCGATCATTTCCTCTCAGCTAGAACATGCTGCAAGTTCTCGAGATTTACTAAAGATGAAAGCTTGTTTGTTTTCCCTTTGCACATCCCTTGTG GTCAGAGGTAAAGATTCACTTTCTCAGCCTGCCATGTTTGACATCAGAAAATCGCTGGAGAAGGTCCTATTATGGTCTTCTCTAGATGGGGATGACG TTTTGAAAGCTCAACATGGGTGCATTGATTGTCTTGCGCTAATGATATGTGCTGACCTACAAGCTTTGGAATCATTACATAAGGACTCCAACAAAGAAAAAAATCTTATTGGTGGGTGGAAAATTGATTCTG GGGAACCTGCGTCCAGAAACTCTGTCCTCCCTTACGTGATCAATCAACTTACGTCTATTAAGAATGAACCTGTTTCAACCCCCCATTTGGGTGGGGAGATATGCACATTTGGGGCACCAGTTCCTCTCCCTTTTCGTCTGTGCATGGCCAATGCTCTCATCAGTGCTTGTCAAAAAATTTCAGACTCTGGCAAAAAGCCATTTGCTAAACAAACTCTTCCTTTTctcattcgatctgttgag GCAATAACAGAGTCAGATATCAGAGCGGCATGCATCCAAGTTCTCTTTTCATCTGTGTATCATCTGAAGTCTGTTGTTAGTCCTTACGCATGTGATCTTCTAAAACTGTCTGTGAAAGCTCTTAAAAAGGGTTCAGAGAAG gaaaagatGGCTGGAGCTAAGCTAATGGCATCTCTTATGGGTAGTgatgatgagattttggagagCATATCAGGTGGACTAGTTGAAGCGAGGTCGGTACTGTCTAGTATTTCTTTGACAGATCCTTCAATGGAGCTAAGGCAGATCTGCTCAAAACTGCTGGCCTGTATAACATATCCTTAA
- the LOC133831397 gene encoding uncharacterized protein LOC133831397 isoform X3, translated as MEEGESFLWKSNADALTMVSVTLGRVINTLLTARPRKLNDAVSRLSSNPRANPSSGSLDESLWFLHKYVKDAAEKDESLDDFLIPMLENSLRSKNVKHSHGGQSMILLNWLFQDEFIFQAMARNLAEIIATKDDHFIAFGWCTLVRGLVDYESATDQYPMNGIRERHIELLKILSSCFSHILHIISKGSALQDGFELPSRLAVSAADCLLVLTEYITKVITVPSNRQKSSNASSPSQRVELLSTGGGKKAINTHKSSETSNKEMEHLLWDHLEEILRLVQKLLAWSQKSRPLHVKGLEQVLKWLQEIKGRSDHLQVGAGFMKTGVLLLSSCWKHYSKLLRLEDHKMSHQYKELLEQYLSGLQFYTKNHAGGHSEIKDSGTETRKFFLSCLCLLLGRFDRKKLESVVSENGMRIAHAILPQLHCADEDVIEGVVCILKAIIFKPHSLPGNSHTDNRETDVVLPMLINLLDEQDGTARAVVMLMAEYCLMSKDTQCLQEVLQRLASEIVEQRKNAIEVISELIHISSDKATELASSSWKDIAEHLLERLEDEEISIRQQASNLLPMIDPSMILPSLVSLVHSPDERVQSCASDALLRLLKYHNKSAEVICMLLDCLGNINQGPNFQGSEGEGEGSKLETDQVLKLIPEWSRSVENWNILIGPLIDKMFAQPSNATIVRFLSYISGHLVEVANIILDHVLLHTKGQIDMDESSFSRWENRNQTSDDSENVEKLLFDHLCPLLIIRMLPLSVFNDLKSSIMYGEFINQDDRDFKIFGDECVVSLLFKRAFYKFEFEDVRKLAAELCGRIHPQVLIPIISSQLEHAASSRDLLKMKACLFSLCTSLVVRGKDSLSQPAMFDIRKSLEKVLLWSSLDGDDVLKAQHGCIDCLALMICADLQALESLHKDSNKEKNLIGEPASRNSVLPYVINQLTSIKNEPVSTPHLGGEICTFGAPVPLPFRLCMANALISACQKISDSGKKPFAKQTLPFLIRSVEAITESDIRAACIQVLFSSVYHLKSVVSPYACDLLKLSVKALKKGSEKEKMAGAKLMASLMGSDDEILESISGGLVEARSVLSSISLTDPSMELRQICSKLLACITYP; from the exons ATGGAAGAAGGAGAAAGTTTCTTATGGAAATCGAACGCAGACGCTTTAACAATGGTTTCGGTGACCCTTGGGAGAGTGATCAACACTCTGCTGACTGCTCGACCCAGAAAGCTCAACGACGCCGTTTCCCGCCTTTCCTCCAACCCCCGGGCCAACCCTTCTTCTG GATCGTTGGATGAGTCCCTCTGGTTTCTACACAAGTATGTTAAAGATGCTGCTGAAAAGGATGAGTCTTTGGATGATTTTCTCATTCCCATGCTTGAAAAT TCACTTAGGTCCAAGAACGTGAAGCATTCTCATGGAGGCCAATCTATGATACTTCTTAACTGGCTGTTCCAAGATGAATTTATTTTCCAAGCAATGGCTAGGAATCTTGCTGAGATTATTGCCACTAAAGATGACCATTTTATAGCATTTGGGTGGTGTACCCTGGTGCGTGGACTTGTGGATTATGAAAGTGCTACTGATCAGTACCCTATGAATG GAATAAGGGAGAGGCATATTGAGTTGTTGAAGATACTTTCCTCATGTTTTTCACATATCTTACATATTATATCTAAAGGAAG TGCTTTACAGGATGGGTTTGAGCTGCCATCTCGCCTTGCAGTGTCTGCTGCTGATTGTCTTCTGGTTCTAACTGAATATATAACAAAAGTTATCACAGTTCCAAGCAACAGGCAGAAATCATCCAATGCTAGTTCACCAAGTCAACGGGTTGAGCTACTATCTACTGGTGGTGGTAAGAAAGCAATCAATACTCATAAATCATCAGAAACGTCAAACAAAGAAATGGAACATTTACTTTGGGATCATTTGGAGGAAATTCTTCGTCTGGTGCAGAAACTACTTGCT TGGAGCCAAAAAAGTCGACCCTTACATGTAAAAGGATTGGAACAAGTGCTTAAGTGGCTGCAAGAGATAAAAGGTCGCTCTGATCATCTTCAGGTTGGTGCAG GATTCATGAAGACAGGAGTATTGTTGCTATCTTCCTGCTGGAAGCATTACAGCAAACTACTGCGCTTGGAAGATCACAAAATGTCTCATCAATACAAGGAATTATTGGAACAGTACTTATCGGGCCTCCAG TTTTATACAAAGAATCATGCGGGAGGTCATTCTGAGATCAAGGACAGCGGTACCGAGACCAGAAAATTCTTTTTGAGTTGTCTATGCCTTTTGCTGGGGCGATTTGACAGGAAAAAATTGGAAAGCGTGGTTTCGGAAAATGGAATGCGTATAGCACATGCTATTTTACCACAG CTCCATTGTGCTGATGAAGATGTGATAGAGGGCGTTGTCTGCATACTGAAGGCAATCATTTTCAAGCCACATTCTTTGCCAGGAAATAGTCATACTGATAACAGGGAGACTGATGTGGTGCTCCCCATGCTGATTAATCTTCTAGATGAGCAAGATGGCACAGCTAGGGCTGTAGTTATGCTCATGGCAGAATACTGTTTGat GAGCAAAGACACACAGTGCCTTCAAGAAGTTCTGCAACGCCTTGCTTCTGAAATTGTTGAGCAGAGGAAGAATGCAATTGAGGTTATATCAGAACTTATTCACATTTCATCAGATAAAGCCACTGAACTTGCTTCATCATCATG GAAAGATATAGCAGAGCACTTGCTTGAGCGTCTAGAAGATGAAGAAATTTCCATTCGTCAACAAGCATCCAATTTGCTTCCAATGATTG ATCCTTCGATGATTTTGCCTTCATTAGTTAGTCTTGTTCATTCACCGGATGAAAGAGTGCAATCATGTGCATCTGATGCCCTTCTACGGTTGCTCAAATATCATAATAAGTCTGCAGAAGTTATATGCATGCTGCTTGACTGTCTGGG AAatattaatcaaggccctaatttTCAGGGAAGTGAAGGAGAAGGGGAAG GATCAAAATTGGAGACTGATCAAGTGCTCAAATTGATCCCAGAGTGGTCTAGGAGT GTTGAAAACTGGAACATCTTGATTGGACCATTGATTGACAAGATGTTTGCACAGCCTTCAAATGCAACTATTGTTAGGTTTTTGAGTTATATAAGTGGACACCTGGTGGAAGTTGCTAATATAATTCTCGATCACGTTTTGTTGCATACAAAAGGACAGATTGA TATGGATGAGAGCAGCTTTTCCAGATGGGAGAATAGAAATCAAACAAGTGATGACTCTGAAAATGTGGAGAAATTGCTTTTTGACCACCTTTGTCCGTTACTTATCATCAGGATGCTTCCATTAAGTGTCTTTAATGACCTAAAGTCATCAATCATGTATGGCGAATTTATCAATCAAG ACGACAGAGACTTCAAGATCTTCGGTGATGAGTGTGTTGTTAGCCTCCTTTTCAAAAG gGCATTTTACAAGTTTGAATTTGAAGACGTGCGGAAACTGGCTGCTGAGCTCTGTGGGAGAATTCATCCTCaa GTGCTCATACCGATCATTTCCTCTCAGCTAGAACATGCTGCAAGTTCTCGAGATTTACTAAAGATGAAAGCTTGTTTGTTTTCCCTTTGCACATCCCTTGTG GTCAGAGGTAAAGATTCACTTTCTCAGCCTGCCATGTTTGACATCAGAAAATCGCTGGAGAAGGTCCTATTATGGTCTTCTCTAGATGGGGATGACG TTTTGAAAGCTCAACATGGGTGCATTGATTGTCTTGCGCTAATGATATGTGCTGACCTACAAGCTTTGGAATCATTACATAAGGACTCCAACAAAGAAAAAAATCTTATTG GGGAACCTGCGTCCAGAAACTCTGTCCTCCCTTACGTGATCAATCAACTTACGTCTATTAAGAATGAACCTGTTTCAACCCCCCATTTGGGTGGGGAGATATGCACATTTGGGGCACCAGTTCCTCTCCCTTTTCGTCTGTGCATGGCCAATGCTCTCATCAGTGCTTGTCAAAAAATTTCAGACTCTGGCAAAAAGCCATTTGCTAAACAAACTCTTCCTTTTctcattcgatctgttgag GCAATAACAGAGTCAGATATCAGAGCGGCATGCATCCAAGTTCTCTTTTCATCTGTGTATCATCTGAAGTCTGTTGTTAGTCCTTACGCATGTGATCTTCTAAAACTGTCTGTGAAAGCTCTTAAAAAGGGTTCAGAGAAG gaaaagatGGCTGGAGCTAAGCTAATGGCATCTCTTATGGGTAGTgatgatgagattttggagagCATATCAGGTGGACTAGTTGAAGCGAGGTCGGTACTGTCTAGTATTTCTTTGACAGATCCTTCAATGGAGCTAAGGCAGATCTGCTCAAAACTGCTGGCCTGTATAACATATCCTTAA